TGGTGGGATCGATGGCGTTCGCAAACGTCGGTGGACGAAACGTCGTATGGATATGGCCGAATAGGGACAGATCCATCGGCAGGTCGTACTTCACGCCGGTTCCGTACACCAATCCCTGCGTGGTGGAGGAACTGCGGAAGTTCGGCACAGTCGCCGGGGGAATGGCATTCAAAGTTTCGCGGCTTTGGTTGACCTGTTCGAAGCGAAAGCCCGGCGTCAAGGTCAATCGATCGGTGATGCGCAGAACGTTTTCGACGTAGGCGGAATAGGCAATCGCTTCCAAATCCGCATTGTTCGTCGTCCGCGAGATCTTGGATCCGGCCGTCCCAATGCCGGTGATGTCGGTCAATCGCTCAGCGTGGTATCGCCCGCCGATGATCAGTTTGTGTTCCTGCCCAAACAGTCCGTAGGTGATCTGGTGTTGCGGCACCACGCCGAATACGTTGAACTTGCGCAGAAAGTTCGTGCTGGTCGGCAGGAGCGCTCCGGTCGTTCCGCTCTGGTCCTGAATGTACCAATTGCGTTCGAACACGTTCCCGTAGACGATGAGCTTGCTCGTGTGATGGCTGTCGAACTCATGCATGGCGGTCACGTCGATGCTGCCCCGTTGCCCTTTGAACTCATCGAGTAGTTTGCCTGCCCTGGTTCGATCAGCCGCGAATTGCGCCGGCGTGATCCCGCCAGGCGTTTGCGAGGTTTCGTTGTACCAATCGACATTCGCTACGACGCGGGTGCGGAGGTCCGGATTCATCTCCAAGCGGAAGGTGAAGTCGTCCAATTGCGAAGCACCATGTTCGCGAAACCCATCGGACTGCCGCCGTACGTAGCCCATCTGCGCCCCGAGATTGCCGAAGCGCCCGCCGTAGGTCGTGCTGCTCTGAAACATATTGAAGCTGCCGAACGTGTTGGTCGTAGAAAAGCTCGGCGAAGACGGAATATGCTTCGTGACAAGATTAACCAATCCACCTTGCGTGTTCGGCGAGTAGAGCACGCTCGCCCCACCCTTGATGACCTCGATGTGATCGACCCGTTCGATCGGCACCATGTAGTACATGGCCGGATCGCCGAACAGGGCCGGCTGAACGGGGATCTCGTCCACCAAAACCAGCACATTGCGACTGCGCGTGGGATTGAGGCCACGGATACCGATGTTCGGCCGCAAGCCCTGTCCGTACTCCTCCATGATGGTCACCCCAGGAATGCGCCGCAGCATTTCATCGGCATTCTTAGGCCGCGCGCGCTGCAATTCCTCCCGGGTCACGACATTGACGACGCCGGGGATTTCTTTCACCGCCTCCTGATCAGGCAGGTCGCGCTGCTGCGCCCCTTGCACCACTACCTCGGGCAACTTGACCGCATTGGAGGGCGGCGCCTCGCGGCCCTCCGCTGTGGCCTCGACCGGCGTTGCGGGTGTCGCTTCCGCGTCTTGTGCCAAGACCGTCGCTCCTTGCCCCACTATCGCCACGAGACAACATATCGCGCCCACCACCCGCACAAACCTCAACAACATGATCGCTCCTTTATGTTGCGGACACACAAAAGCCCAAGGCTGCTCACGCAGGCTTGGGCTCTGGACTGACAGTCCGCTGGCCTTGTTCGACTGATCTCGCCTACTGCGATCCGGTTCGCTTCAGAAGGGACAACTTCCCCTGATCGCAGCAAAAGCAATCGTCACAAACCGCCGGCATCGTTTGCACTTGATCACGATCCCCCGCTCATCCCACCGGGCAATCAATTGCCCGCACTGACAGCGTACATCGTCGTGCCGCAAGGAACGTGGCGCAGCCTGCTTCGTCGCCCGAGTCATTGGCGTAGCCCTTTCCGCCGACCGGGCGGATTGGTCGGTCGCGCTTGTCCGCAGCCCCCGGTTCATTACTTGAACACCAACTTCTTCAGATCTCCGACCGGCACCTCCACATCGCCGAAGTCGGACTGGCCCTTGAATCGGCCGGGAATCGCCATCGTGAACTCGCCGGTCTTACCGTCGAGAAGCGTAATAGCCACCGCTGTGGCAGCGCCTTCGGTCGAAGGCTTGACCTCGACGGTTCTAATCGCATCGAACTTGATTTTGATTGTGGCCGTCCCGCGCTTGACCGGCACTTCCTTCAACTCGTGCGGCACAAACGACGTCTCGGTAACCTTCTCTTCCCAGTAGAACAACAGATTTCTGACTTCGGTTTCGATTCCCTTTGCATCGGTGGCCACGGCATGAAAGGATCTTTCCGATTTCGATTCGGCCCACACCGCTCCGGCAGAAAGCAGCAGACCCAATACCCCGATCCCTGATCGCACCATCAACCGGCAGGCCTTAACACCGAATGTCCTGTCCCGTTCTCCCATCATGTGTCTCCTTTGATCGAACACGTGAACGACTTTCCACTCTACCCCGCTAAACGGTAGGCAATTGGCACGAGGATCGTCACCTGATCCCGTCCGAGCGGATGCTTGAGCGGCAGCGGCGATGCTCGCCGCAGTACGGTCAAGGCATCCTGATCCAGCACGCCATGTCCGGAACTTTGCGCAATCTGACAATCCAAGATCTTCCCATCGTGTCGAATCACCGCTTCGACGATGACCTTACCTTCCCAACGGCGAGACCGAGCAATCGAGGGATACCGCTTGAGATCCTCAATCCGTTTCCAAAGCGACTCCGCAAGCCATCCAAAGTCCGCCTTCGCCGGAGCCACCGTTTCAACCCGTCGTTGGGGCACAGGCAAAACCGTCACGGTTTCGGTCGGCGG
This Nitrospiraceae bacterium DNA region includes the following protein-coding sequences:
- a CDS encoding TonB-dependent receptor — translated: MLLRFVRVVGAICCLVAIVGQGATVLAQDAEATPATPVEATAEGREAPPSNAVKLPEVVVQGAQQRDLPDQEAVKEIPGVVNVVTREELQRARPKNADEMLRRIPGVTIMEEYGQGLRPNIGIRGLNPTRSRNVLVLVDEIPVQPALFGDPAMYYMVPIERVDHIEVIKGGASVLYSPNTQGGLVNLVTKHIPSSPSFSTTNTFGSFNMFQSSTTYGGRFGNLGAQMGYVRRQSDGFREHGASQLDDFTFRLEMNPDLRTRVVANVDWYNETSQTPGGITPAQFAADRTRAGKLLDEFKGQRGSIDVTAMHEFDSHHTSKLIVYGNVFERNWYIQDQSGTTGALLPTSTNFLRKFNVFGVVPQHQITYGLFGQEHKLIIGGRYHAERLTDITGIGTAGSKISRTTNNADLEAIAYSAYVENVLRITDRLTLTPGFRFEQVNQSRETLNAIPPATVPNFRSSSTTQGLVYGTGVKYDLPMDLSLFGHIHTTFRPPTFANAIDPTNGADRDLAAERGLSSDIGLRGQVVRGVTAEVALFRIDFSNQIVQEGSRLVNGGRTVHEGIESSVILDGGQLVEPLEGFVARGNITLLRPKSLSGATDGKDLPLAPRMTVYGALGYFHHSGLSVELDATYIARQFTDLANTTPENVLGTVGVIPSYTLCNLRLNYEPPNSRWAIFAGIRNLFDEAFIAQRQTASFVGIQPGEIRNFYGGVSVRF